Proteins from one Podospora pseudocomata strain CBS 415.72m chromosome 4, whole genome shotgun sequence genomic window:
- the FAA4_2 gene encoding long-chain fatty acid-CoA ligase (COG:I; EggNog:ENOG503NVN8), with the protein MPTSYNTSSIPLRKVQHPPYTIPVPNHPQVPNETIPRRHPKARDGLLERPAPDVNTTFDLLKRSAKLYPDEPAIGSRKLIKVHKENKKIPKVIDGKEELVDKEWTFFELSDYGYLTYGEYFKQALEVGAGLVKLGLKEKERVHIFAATSPEWLTLSHACSSQSLTIVTAYDTLGPSGVEHSLLQSKASAIFIDPHLLKTAKKPLEAAGDQIKFLIYNNNSHQPVPDSEIDSFKSAHPNLKVLSFEELRQLGQDSPVEANPPKDPEEVYCIMYTSGSTGPPKGVPVSHGGFVAAVAGLFSVMEESVSQKEYVLAYLPLAHIFELVLENLAIFVGATLGYGSPRTLSDQSMRNCYGDMRAFRPTVMVGVPQIWETVRKGVEGKVNNGGAIMKNLFWGAYALKDLMVRTGLPGQGILDKLVFDQVRVMTGGRLRFIVNGASGIATGTQKFMSLVVAPMMNGYGLTETCGNGALGCPLQWTTEAIGPVPAAVEMKLVSLPELDYVVDHPTNPPQGEILLRGKPVLKEYFENPEETAKAVTEDGWFRTGDIGQFDPDGHVRVIDRLKNLVKLQGGEYIALEKLEAVYRGAAYVQNIMVHGDSGSPRPIAVVLANDKALAEKAKELGVGEADMHRDKKVRDAVLKSLQGVARKNGLSSMETVAGVVVVDDEWTPNNGLVTATQKVNRRAVRERYKKQIEEVVGNK; encoded by the exons ATGCCCACCTCCTACAACACCTCCTCGATCCCCCTCAGGAAGGTCCAACACCCGCCTTACACAATCCCGGTGCCAAACCACCCTCAAGTTCCCAACGAGACCATCCCCCGTCGTCATCCCAAAGCCCGCGATGGCCTCCTCGAGCGCCCCGCCCCGGATGTTAATACTACCTTCGACCTGTTGAAGCGCTCAGCAAAGCTCTACCCAGACGAACCGGCCATCGGTAGCAGAAAGCTCATCAAAGTCCACAAAGAGAACAAGAAAATCCCCAAAGTGATCGACGGAAaagaggagctggtggacaAGGAATGGACCTTTTTCGAGCTGAGCGACTATGGGTATTTGACCTACGGGGAGTACTTTAAGCAGGCTCTCGAGGTGGGTGCAGGGTTGGTGAAGCTGGGTTtaaaggaaaaggagagggtGCATATTTTTGCTGCCACCAG TCCCGAATGGCTAACTCTCTCCCAcgcctgctcctcccaatctctcaccatcgtcaccgCATACGACACCTTGGGCCCGTCGGGAGTAGAGCACTCACTGCTGCAGTCAAAAGCCTCTGCTATCTTCATCGaccctcaccttctcaaGACAGCGAAGAAACCGCTCGAAGCAGCTGGTGATCAGATTAAATTCTTGatctacaacaacaactcgcACCAACCAGTCCCCGACTCTGAGATTGACTCTTTCAAATCTGCCCATCCAAACCTCAAGGTGTTGAGCTTTGAGGAACTGCGGCAGCTGGGGCAGGATAGCCCCGTCGAGGCGAACCCGCCAAAGGATCCGGAAGAGGTCTACTGCATCATGTACACCTCTGGTAGCACCGGACCACCAAAGGGAGTACCGGTTAGTcatggggggtttgttgcTGCGGTGGCGGGGTTATTTTCTGTCATGGAGGAGAGTGTCTCACAAAAGGAGTATGTTCTTGCTTATCTCCCTCTGGCGCATATCTTtgagttggtgttggagaatCTTGCCATATTTGTTGGGGCTACTCTGGGGTACGGCAGCCCACGGACGCTGTCCGATCAAAGCATGAGGAACTGCTACGGAGATATGAGAGCTTTCCGACCGACGGTCATGGTTGGTGTCCCCCAAATCTGGGAGACCGTCCGGAAGGGAGTAGAAGGAAAGGTCAACAATGGTGGGGCTATCATGAAGAACCTGTTTTGGGGGGCGTATGCGCTCAAGGACTTGATGGTCAGGACTGGGTTACCTGGTCAGGGCATTTTGGACAAGCTCGTCTTTGACCAAGTCCGGGTTATGACAGGAGGCAGACTGAGGTTCATCGTCAATGGAGCGAGTGGGATAGCCACCGGTACGCAAAAGTTTATGAGTTTGGTTGTGGCGCCGATGATGAATGGGTATGGGCTCACCGAGACGTGCGGGAATGGAGCACTTGGGTGCCCGTTGCAGTGGACGACGGAGGCGATCGGGCCTGTTCCTGCTGCGGTGGAGATGAAGCTTGTGAGCTTGCCCGAGCTGGATTATGTGGTTGATCACCCTACCAATCCGCCCCAGGGAGAGATCTTGCTTAGGGGGAAGCCGGTTCTCAAGGAGTATTTTGAGAACCCGGAGGAAACCGCCAAGGCTGTCACAGAGGATGGGTGGTTTAGGACGGGAGACATCGGGCAGTTTGACCCGGATGGACATGTGAGGGTGATTGACCGGTTGAAGAACCTGGTCAAGCTGCAGGGAGGGGAGTACATTGCGTTGGAGAAGCTCGAGGCGGTGTATAGGGGCGCCGCGTATGTGCAGAACATCATGGTGCATGGGGACAGCGGGAGCCCGAGGCCGATTGCGGTTGTGCTGGCGAATGACAAGGCGCTGGCggagaaggcgaaggagttgggggttggtgaggcggATATGCACCGCGACAAGAAGGTGAGGGATGCGGTGCTCAAGAGCTTGCAGggggtggcgaggaagaatgGGTTGAGCTCGATGGAGACGGTGgcgggggttgtggttgtggatgatgagtgGACGCCGAATAAT GGTCTTGTGACGGCGACGCAAAAGGTCAACAGGCGGGCGGTTAGGGAGAGGTACAAGAAGcagattgaggaggttgtggggaACAAATGA
- a CDS encoding hypothetical protein (EggNog:ENOG503P59E), whose protein sequence is MEQRQSQLAGKVTKTLPESRHAQTSVSHQNGGLFCLEELGSESKDPYDLSEDSQDDHEELKLRRPAKKARLSYVDRPAHSSAQNYPKNASVAVDYPTPKPTSELANASSTVNLWSFSTTDDLDAANPGSLAATVSKLDQFIDETYLQQCHPATPGTTLQKDANGALPSARHTMSLCSLPDSTRTWGHSENGNKQEDDPANHNGPPRNQETQELPYADCNMFDPRGVAVNLMSFSNMPKVEGEDESYSVASLDEEDLVKLADSIDRPSRQSPPTSVLRDMSSISSVGTCDPDLKRSFHGKPAEGPEEDEDLMDSDIDWSPIVDQLASEARPHSVDPPKSQPVPEILSTHSQKPELAPSHQLVVQPFNRPPFPSTLRDKSPVCGLSNNTVSRTCFRLGHLIAENVRNSSQNRDVVYELYARVNYSHRNRPSATQIPLFNVIKHENSFRTQHFQFMDLWKDLKPHVWGVLENWRPDGVLDKLSSIFLSAGPPPSQFSQQNEVERERKLCRCICRISKAPKGASQAGGRNKINNPEIGGWSMKVLWIEEVGWDAIEKMKSIICQE, encoded by the exons ATGGAGCAACGGCAGTCTCAGCTGGCTGGGAAGGTCACCAAAAC GCTACCGGAATCAAGACATGCCCAGACTTCGGTCTCGCACCAGAACGGAGGCTTGTTTTGCCTAGAAGAGTTGGGTTCGGAATCGAAGGACCCCTACGACCTGTCCGAAGACTCTCAAGATGATCACGAAGAGCTCAAGCTCCGGCGGCCCGCGAAGAAAGCACGGCTAAGCTATGTTGATCGCCCTGCCCATTCGTCTGCACAGAATTACCCAAAGAATGCCTCCGTCGCCGTCGATTATCCGACGCCTAAGCCAACGAGTGAGCTAGCCAATGCCTCATCCACCGTCAACTTGTGGTCCTTTTCGACCACAGACGATTTGGATGCCGCAAACCCCGGGTCGTTGGCAGCGACGGTCTCCAAGCTGGACCAGTTCATTGATGAGACCTACCTTCAACAATGTCATCCCGCAACACCTGGGACAACTCTCCAAAAAGACGCCAATGGTGCGCTTCCTAGCGCAAGGCACACTATGAGTTTGTGTTCTCTTCCAGACTCAACTCGAACATGGGGACATAGCGAGAATGGCAACAAACAGGAGGATGATCCTGCCAACCACAACGGGCCCCCACGCAACCAGGAAACCCAGGAACTACCCTACGCAGATTGCAACATGTTTGACCCTCGAGGTGTCGCTGTCAATCTTATGTCTTTTTCCAACATGCCGAAAGTTGAGGGCGAAGACGAAAGCTACTCGGTGGCGTCGCTCGATGAAGAGGATTTGGTGAAGTTGGCAGACTCGATCGACCGACCATCACGccaatcaccaccgaccAGCGTGCTACGAGACATGAGCAGTATCTCGTCTGTTGGGACGTGCGACCCGGACCTTAAAAGGTCTTTTCACGGCAAGCCTGCAGAGGGgccagaagaggatgaggacctCATGGACTCAGATATTGATTGGAGCCCGATCGTGGACCAACTAGCCTCAGAAGCCAGGCCCCATTCTGTTGACCCGCCTAAATCTCAGCCAGTACCTGAAATTTTGTCAACTCATTCGCAGAAACCTGAGTTGGCTCCATCTCACCAGCTTGTGGTTCAGCCATTCAATCGACCGCCCTTCCCATCGACACTTCGGGACAAATCTCCCGTGTGCGGACTCTCAAATAACACCGTTTCACGCACTTGCTTCCGCCTCGGGCATCTCATCGCGGAGAACGTTCGGAATTCATCCCAAAACCGAGATGTCGTGTACGAGCTCTACGCGCGAGTGAACTACTCACACCGAAACCGACCCTCTGCCACTCAGATTCCACTCTTCAATGTCATCAAACATGAAAACTCGTTTCGAACGCAGCACTTTCAGTTCATGGACCTGTGGAAAGATTTGAAGCCCCATGTCTGGGGTGTGTTGGAGAATTGGAGGCCCGACGGGGTTCTCGATAAACTGAGTAGCATCTTCCTTTCGGCTGGACCACCTCCGTCGCAATTCTCGCAACAAAATGAGGTCGAGCGTGAGAGAAAGCTGTGCCGGTGTATCTGCCGCATTTCTAAAGCGCCCAAGGGGGCGTCTCAGGCTGGTGGGCGGAACAAGATCAACAATCCTGAAATCGGAGGATGGTCTATGAAGGTGTTGTGGATAGAAGAGGTTGGGTGGGATGCTATtgagaagatgaagagcatTATTTGTCAAGAGTGA
- a CDS encoding hypothetical protein (COG:U; EggNog:ENOG503NVR2; BUSCO:EOG09262YQG) has translation MFSQKKPYTAVTVTIEHLTSEAIPENDLSGIPELVEVINLQDSGPSEAARAIRKKLKYGNLHRQLRALTLLDGLIQNAGPRFQRSFADEALLERLRFCGKAQLSDPEVRKKCTELFRSWAVQYKGVRGLEQIATLHNELPKRKQVVTQERSKVIKETSNPFGDDDDELRSPPAAGPSQSGPRHGLETRTAGTVQSFSHTSKDDKKKKDKKGKRRQPFNLEAEKEQMKAHIAEASIASINLTNTLQTINREKERISENQAAVQRFEACKSLRRKILRYIHYVESEEWLGSLLYANDTLVTALMTFEQLDRSIDADSDSDDELAEQAHLYRMATEKAKGKEPGSPSRPRSPVAGMASLNITSPARPLAPPRPSAPKPSIQRRVEPSDDEDSEEEEDDNPFADRNAVLKAE, from the exons ATGTTCTCCCAAAAGAAACCCTACACggccgtcaccgtcaccatcgAACATCTGACGAGTGAGGCGATACCGGAAAATGATCTCAGTGGAATCCCAGAACTCGTGGaagtcatcaacctccagGATTCAGGTCCTTCAGAAGCCGCACGCGCCATCAGAAAGAAGCTCAAGTACGGAAATCTCCACCGGCAACTCCGCGCCCTCACCCTACTGGACGGTCTCATTCAGAATGCCGGTCCCCGCTTCCAGCGAAGCTTTGCTGACGAGGCTCTGCTTGAGCGTTTGCGGTTTTGCGGCAAGGCTCAGCTGTCTGACCcggaggtgaggaagaagtgTACAGAGCTCTTCCGCAGTTGGGCCGTCCAATACAAGGGCGTCCGCGGACTGGAACAGATTGCTACTCTTCACAACGAGCTTCCTAAGAGGAAGCAGGTAGTGACTCAGGAGAGGTCCAAGGTGATCAAGGAAACATCAAACCcctttggggatgatgacgatgaacTCAGAAGCCCACCAGCGGCAGGTCCATCCCAGTCTGGACCTCGCCATGGCCTTGAAACAAGGACAGCCGGTACCGTTCAATCTTTTAGCCATACTTCCAAGgacgacaagaaaaagaaggataAGAAGGGCAAGAGACGCCAGCCGTTCAATCTCGAGGCTGAAAAGGAGCAGATGAAGGCTCATATCGCCGAAGCCTCCATTGCCTCGATCAATCTCACCAACACACTGCAGACCATCAACCGAGAAAAGGAGCGCATCTCGGAGAATCAGGCGGCGGTGCAGCGGTTTGAGGCTTGTAAGAGTCTTCGCAGGAAGATTCTGCGTTAT ATCCATTATGTGGAATCCGAGGAATGGCTCGGCAGCCTTCTATACGCAAACGACACGCTCGTCACGGCACTCATGACGTTTGAGCAGCTTGACCGCTCCATTGATGCGGACAGTGATTCTGACGATGAACTTGCCGAGCAAGCGCACCTGTACCGAA TGGCGACAGAAAAGGCAAAAGGCAAAGAGCCAGGTTCACCATCGAGGCCCAGATCTCCAGTTGCCGGTATGGCTAGTCTCAACATCACGTCTCCTGCTCGACCATTGGCTCCACCACGGCCATCCGCACCCAAACCGTCTATTCAACGCCGCGTTGAGCCGTCCGATGATGAAGACtcggaggaagaggaagatgacaaCCCGTTTGCTGACCGGAATGCCGTCCTTAAGGCGGAGTGA